In Quercus robur chromosome 11, dhQueRobu3.1, whole genome shotgun sequence, the sequence GAAGTTGACTTTggcaaacaaaaccaaattagTGTGtaaacctaaaatttaaaaagaaagataccATGCAAGTAttaagtttaaaaaagaaaaaaacaaaacgcaCTACAAGTAGACAACGATATTTTGATGCACGTTTCAAGTTgacttttgtgtttttgtggtATCATGAATATATCATATCTTACCTTGTTACCTTGTCCCACTGTCTCAGTTGAGTTTAGTAGTTTTTTATTAGGTCCATAAAGACCGTGAAAATGGTCCTCCCAACCAATGAAACAATATCATCTATATACAGGGGCGGAGCTACATGTtggccccccaaaatttttgaatttttttttactatatagaaatatttaatattttaataattagccCTCAAAAATGGGACTTGGCCCCCCTAACTATTTGAGTTGGTCCAataatgttcttaaaaaaatttgtccaaTTTGTTTAATAGTTATAGAGAACgtattgtttctcaaattcattttttatggtaaaatgtGTTCTcgtattttttaaagttttggatcatttatGTCTTTGAACACTTcattaatttaattgaaaattttttactcacaaTGGTAGACAATTTGATAacttatattgaaaatgaaaaatgtaaGGATTTCACTATGGAAGATGGTGAAAGATTAATTTAATTCTAtgaaacatttaattttaaggaTTCATTATGAAAGatactaatttttttgtgtgtgtatagatacatgtctttgtgtatgtgtataaaAGTTTGTATAGACTAATAAATTAGCAACACAAATCggcccccccaaacaaaaatttatggCTCCGCCCCTGTCTATGTAGGTATAATTATGAGGTGAATAAGTAGTAGCGTTCTATACTTTTATTGGTTGGGATGACTACTTCAATAATCCTCCGATAGACCTAGTAATTTCTCCAACTACTTTCTGTAagcttgaattttctttattatgtcTTGTAATTTAGCTGAAAATCATTGGTGGGATCTGCATGGCGTTCAACATTCAATCCAACATGAGTATACAATTGAGAACAGCCGTACAGCTTTTAATTTAAccattttaatatttcttaaaattataaattttaatagcATGGAAGTGGACcaggagaagagagaaaagaagatcaCAAGATTTATTGTGGTTCGATTTTAATGGCCTACCTTCCATATCTGTCAATCAATCCATGATTTATTTAACTTGATATGGAAAGTGAATACTTTACAACTCTCCCCGGAAATTCTGCACGGTGCCTTTGATGAAGCGTTCAACTTGCAAAGATTGAatctgaaacttaaaaaatttataaaaaaaaaaaaagaaaaaaaagaaaaaaaaagtagcttgCAATACTCTTTATTATGTGCAAGATCTTTCTATGGTATCTCCAATGTTGTGGGGGTTATCCTATCCACCGGTGGAGTTATTATTCAAGGAGACGTGAACTCCTAgcaaatatgataaaattatgTTGTTGTTTGTCCATAATGGCATAATGaaccaaaaacaatgaaatataaGTTATCATGTGACGTGGTTGAACCTACTATCTTAATAAGATCATAGATATTATTTTGTGAGTCTGGTTGATAGGTGTTGAgcatttgttaatgaattattttagaaaagttttaataccatTTTCATGAAGACGTGAACTCCtagcaaatataataaaattatgttattgTTTGTCCATAATGGCATAATGAAccaaaaaacaatgaaatataaGTTATCATGTGAAGTGGTTGAACCTACCATCTTAATAAGACCATAGATATTATTTTGTGAGTTTGGCTTATGGGTGTTGAgcatttgttaatgaattattttagaaaaatttcaatatcattttcatgggaaatataaaagttgtcaaaaaagttaattactttttttctttttctataaaaaatttttaaaaatagtttttaaatcaATGTTTTTAGGGCTTTCATtaactttttccttattttatttattctcatAGGATACTACTCAATGTAACGTAAGTTACTGATAGATATGATATAAGTAAGATATTTTCCTAAATATAGATCTTaggttttattatattattacaACTTCCAATtaaacatatgatttttttttagagagtttcaatttatagtGTCCATTCCTGATGATAGCACTTTTATCATCataccaagacaccaatcggtttttggtgtaggtggagattgtaccccagatctcttattcaaccatcaaagattttaccagttgagctaactgaaatcCGTAGTAATAAAGCTTATCATTCTTGAATAtatttagttattccattagaACACATTTTATTCCCAATAATAAAACTTATCATTCTTGTTGAAATCTTTATTCAGTTAACCAAACGTGCCCTTAGTGTAGGCTAATTCCAGGACATTGAGTGTTGTAATTTTGGGTTATTTACTTTGTAATTGGAGGGATGTAAATGGATTAAAGATAGCAGCTTTTGTTCACTATGCAAGACCAAAGACTTCGCTCTAGCTAAATTCAGAGCTCAGTTGAGTGAAAATGAAGGTTAGGcagaaaatttcattagacACTCGCTTGTCATTTGGTTGAGTGAACCCTATTATGGAAGGttatatatttttccttatAGGACTAATTCTATAGCCACCTCAACCCTTATCCCTAAATGAATATAAGCCAAAATTTAACCATATTTTCTAGAGAGGAAGATGattaaaaaattgagagaaaacctTCGTAAGAACTCAAATTGTCTTCCAGACTCTCCATTAAGAGGCTTTTGATTCAACAACTTGATCCCCCATGTGTGTGTTGGACTTCGATCACTGAAACATAGAAATGACTTCAAATCTTCAAGAAGTTCTTGGAGTAGCCAACGTATTGGTCTATCAAGGTTGACTTTTCTTCAATCAAGTGTATCCAACTCCATTTTCCATGTCAATTCTAATTTTAGAGTTTGATTTCCCATATAAGGCTCCCAAGTAacagaaattttattatctcTTATTCTTTTTGTGTTCAACATatgtgaaaattttcaattcgcTCACATGCTTCATCAATCACAACATCATCATTTGTTGAAGTCCTCAAGCCATCAGTGTGGTCGTCCTCCGACCACAGCAACCCCTCTTTGATAATTATGCAATCGTTCTTAGGCCCTTGTAGCCATTTTCCGGAATTCATTTGTTGTCATTGTTCACTGTCATTGTGTCAGCAATTTGCATCATCCATTCCTGTTTTGCTCAGTCCATTCTACGTCCAATCCGGTTATTCATGGTCACCTTCAAGACATCTTCACAAACTTGCATTCCAAGCTCAAATTATCATCAATTTTCCACTTTGAGATTGAGGAGGGATCATAAAAAAGTCAAGCTCCAACCTTAGTGATGCCCAAGTCCAATTCTACTTAACTAGTATGCAAGCATATACATAGTATTCTACTTGTTTTACAAGTCTTGTAATTGGGCTTTAGTCTCCCATAAATGCCCTACTATGAACTCATTGTAAAATACAATTGAGAATAGTAAGGATGTTCTCACtaagggcttttctttgtagACGTAGGTTGTCAGGTTAAACCATGTACATCTCTTTGCTTCCgctctcttttctctatattatattattttattctcttactTTTATTCTAACCaataatatgaaaattgaagagaatatgagagaaaggaaagaagaattTAAGGAATATTGTGCTCCAGCCCTATGCCATATATCTGTAACAGGTAATTATTAGATACTCTCaaagtactataaatgcgtactctctcCTCTTACATAATAGtagattttactaattaaatttatggtgagaTTCACAATTCATATAAGAGgagagagtacgcatttatggtactcccagagtaatcaataatttttcatctGTAACATATAATAAAGACTTAAACAATTACATCTATCTTATTGATTAGATGATTAAACACATCGCACATAAAGTTaactattaattaaatatataagtataaatttaaattacaaataaatatcTTGATTGATTTAAATCTTATAATTGCCTCATATAAATCAATCCacaatttattaatattgataTGAAGGATTAAGACCTGTTGcaaccttctcaaaaaaaaaaaaaaaaaaggacctgTTGCAAGGTTTTTACACCAAGTGCAATTGAATCCAATGACAGaagaagtttttttcttttcttttaactttgtAACTgatacttatttttattttatttttataaaatattatttttgcccCTAAAGTTTgcataaaatttgattttcatccctaaactttcaaaagttctttttttcctaaaattattgaaaattcaaaactttcaaaaatctctgtccttaaactttaaagaagatatttttcatccctatttttgcTCCTAAATactggaagaaaaaaaaatctttataaaGTTTAAggcttaaaaatgaaaattttaatgtgtacatataagaaaacaaaattcaggtaaattttagggataattttttttttttttttaactttttgtttctAATTCAATGATAGAGGGAAATAAATTTAACTTTCTGCCATTGGATATAATTGCATCCGCTGCATCTCAATCGTGATACGAAAAGAAGAGTTAATATCTTCCAaaattcataaaagaaaaataaaatgaaaggacGATGTTGAATGTTCTTGTAGGATAAGTTTGGCATGTTAGTGgaagtattttaatttatataagcattttttttttttttttgagaatcgttTATATAAGCATTTTAATCATGATAAAATGAGAAATGGATTAATCATGACTTTACATGTGTACGAAATAAGTGAACTTCTCACTCCTCccttgaaaaacttttaataaaaactttCCCACGTGTCAGCATTAATCTATCTTGCATCagttaatatattaattagttataatatacaattttttattacaacttttgttataattttgatGCCTTTAATAGTTTAATTGTGAGTATCGAAAAAAGTGatgggtttatatatatatatatatatatatatagagagagagagagagagagagagagagagagtaggatTTTAACTTGTGGAGTCaatgattgctctttattatTGAACTAAAATACTATTTAGTTTTTGGTACATGTAGAGTTTAAGTATTCCTTTGGAAAGAAATGATTTCTCAGAGCCTCTTGTACTGTTTATGAGATTTAAACAGTGCATTTAGACTTATGAACAATAACTCGCatgtgaacagtaatttttttatttttttttttattgttttcagttttcagtaaaataaacaatatttaAACGGACCCTAAATATAAATCTTTTGTTCAATGATAAAAATCTTTACCAGTTGAAGTAATTAGAACTTGTTTTATCAAATTTTGGTTCACTACACATAGTCTACCATCACATCAATTATGACAAAAACTGTGATAAAAGAAGTGATTAATTATTAAGAATCTTCTCAACTTAATAATCAACATGAAGCTATGATGATCCTTGTTTCCATCTTCTTTAATAGACATGAGTGCTATCATTTTTGTCAAGTAAAAActacaaacaaataaataaaaataattaaagaaatacGAGGCAATAGGACAACATATAGTACGAGCTCTTCATCATTGACAACTTGACACCATCCATCTTTTGAATAAGCATGCGTCAAGGCTTTGTTTTAGGTCAACCTATGGCATGTGATTTTAGTTCacaaaactttttggattttttaaattcttcaaTTATTAACACTAAAACAGTGACGATAAGAGAGGCAAGGGGTGACCTCCCTCCAAAACTCCTATACTATTGGAGTCttttaaaattctatcttgCTTCCCTCCATCAAAGAAAtaatttcttggtttttctttttttgatggtataagaaaaatatttcttgaaagttgaaactaatGGCGCTTGGTCTTTAACAATACTAttaaaactcaagtttctcATGCCACAtcactttttaatttaaatcaaacttatctaaaacttaaaataattggTTCCataatttaaacataaaattgGAAGGGGGTTAGGAACACTCTACATATATCTTATTTTACAACACTAAATCCTTGAAGTTTGTATCCATCTATTAATCTTTTTCCCCTTAATCCTTAactcttttactttttcaaactCTAAACTTTTGCTATAAATcctaattttaaataatgtcaataatagagaaagaaaattgaattctacgaaatttttcaaaatatacaacttttcaaatatattgttatatttttaaattacacttgatttattttgaataattgaattatgtttttaaaatttatgtatttaggtTAATCTCTTTAAGTTGATCGTTGTTAGGGTTAACTTGATTAGTTATTTTAATTAAGTAATCAATGATTcaatatatattagattttgCATGACGATTATATTATTGCATAgttgaatatttatttattttattacgtaattttgaccattttttaaaattaattttgcttCCAATCTTGCCCCTAAACTGAAATCATGGTTATATACAAAAGCAAAGATTCCTTTacaaaatcatcttttatttgtcATAGAGCCTAGTTttgccaagaaaaaaaaaataaatgaatcattTAGGTGGAGCAATACAACCATACAACAACATTCAAATCCCAAAATTCCaaacttttgattttgggttCCAAACAGTAATATCTAAAGTGCAAAATACATATtcatttggggaaaaaaattattaaaaagttaacacaataatttttgaaaattttttaaggggGTCATGGCCattagtctatatatatatatatatatatagctagaACAGGAGGGAAGGATTTAGAGCATTTTAATAAACAAGTCATATGCACCTCATTGAGAAGaatatgatttgtttgtgtgagTTGCACGTTCATATTGTTGAATATATTAAGATGGTACATATTGTTCATATTGTTAGAATATATTAAGATATTAAGATATTACACAATATGATACTATCATCATAAATAACGTAGTCAATGATTTTATATAACaggtttatcaaaaaaatgatattatataacGGAATACAGATAATTGACCAAATATTTGATTTCACCAACGGGCTAGAGAGGCGCAAGTACTGATAATTTAGTTAATTATactacaaataaaaatatgacaTCTAAAAATTAATGGCAATGGCAATACCAGATCTCTCACCAACaacctagttaattagttattaaaaaaaattaaaaaattattataatattcaaGAAAAGAAGTTGGGTGCACTTtccattgaatttaattaagattgatttaaaaaaaaaaaaaaattagagctaATAACTTGGGTAGATAATATATAAGCCAGTTGCTGACTTGCTTCCCAAACTAAgatcaagtttcaatttttaattaattgccTCCTTAAGTTCTATGAATACAGCTTCACTTTGCTTTCTTCCCTgctggcaaaaaaaaaaaaaaaaaccaagcaaGTGATCTTCaataattagttttaaaatgttttaatcTTGCTTTATTTTCCTGATGGAATAACTTTTTTGATCTATTCCTGATGGAATAACTGCAATAGTTCAAATCCATTGTTTAATTACTAGCACTGTGCAGCATGCACATTAGATTTCGAGCTGTTCATAGTCTAAAGAGCTTTTTGTGGACTATCTGACCGACAATGACATCATCCaagtaaatatattttatatataaatatatttgcaaggttttaagtttttggggtcacaaatttttgtatgttagtgataatgaattttattaaaaatattagacTTGACATTATTGGCCTATAAAAGGTGTTAGTCAGGTTGATAGTAATACCATTCAAAGTAACAAATCAAAGAGTCTATCAACAAGATACCCAAAACATGAAATCTATCTTAGTCTTAGCtatcctctttctcttttctcttctcttggTAAGCCTTTCATACTAACATGTTGAATAATTGTTTATTACCAGTGTTTGCATTATTTTAATTCTCCTAAATCATCTTAGTTAACTTGAATTTCTCCTCTATCATTGTCAAATTTGAATTGGCTTTGTTAGgttcttattaaaaaatagtCACGTCTAAAACTCTTCAATCACATTAGTCTTTTCATTGCTTTTCTTAATTTGCAGATATGCATTCTTCTTATGCTAACTTGTGTTTTGTGCACAATAGTTTGTCAACCCCAACGATGCTAGAAAAGACACAGGAGACTACTGGAAAAGCATAATGAAAGACCAACCTATCCCGGAGGCAATCAAAGAACTTTTTCATCAAGATCCACCATATCTCTTTGATGCAACAAAGAAGGACCATTTTGTTCTGGATTTTGACGCTAGGCCTAATGCTATTATATATCATGCCAAAGAAGAGAAGCCTGATGTCAAGGACTTTGCACCAAATTACCATGGTTCGGAGCTGAAAGAAGAGTAGTTCTTTGTTGAACATATCAAGCAGGGTTGAAGCTTCTaatgcatatatatacatatatatatatatatatgatcgtGATTCTACTGTGTGTCATCTAATTAGACGAAGTATGTAGCTGAAGTCTCATGTTTGTACAATTTCATTTAGTGTTTGGTTAGTGATTAATTGAAGCTTGTTTTGGAGGAGAATGACTGGTTTATAAATCTTGTTCTTTGTTTAAACATTGgaaattatttatgtttatggCCTTCTCAGTTTTTTGGTTTGATCACTTTGGAGGTTTAGTCCTCTCAGCCAGATTGTGTACGTCTATGGAAAACAGGAAAAGCTTTAAGCTTAAgcttaataaattttaagtatttgatGCCTTCAGTAAAGCTTATGCTCATTCAAATTGTGAAAATCTATGAAAAGCTTTAAACTTCTGCCTCCCAATtctaaataattacaaattCAACATACCTCGAACACCTAATTCAATACCATGATAAAAACAAATCAACTGGGAGCCTGGGAGGTATGTTGGAAATTTGAGCTTTGGTTTTGGTTGTCCTcatttctctctaatttttaagCATGTTGGAAATTTGAAGGTTGAAATGTTTATAGTTAAAGATACCAAGGCTCAAGTCAGTTGTTCTGGTTATTGTATCTAATCATACTTAGAGTGTAAGCAAAGTAATCTTATAAGTATAATAATCGTAATCCTACTTGAAGTGCAAAATCTTACTCCTATTTATATTGCAAGTGAGTATATTGTAACCCTAAATTAATGCCTTAAGACTAGAGACAGAGGTTCACACAGCTTGCTTGCAAAGGTACAAAGTACAAACTAGTATTGGTAAATGAAAGATCTTGTGAATTAGACAGGCGCTCTCGAGGTAATTAATATCCTTCAGTGGATTCATTGTAATACTTAATGATAAAGATATAATTATTAAAGGCTTTTCACAGTAGATATAAGCCATTAGATCAGTAAAACTgtgttgattaattaatttcatatatatgttctcactctttctttttctttctctttgtcacttctatttttttattgttttctaaACACAgatatcatcatcatccatcATCATAGTATTAAAGTTAtgttttacaaaaacaaaaaaaaaaaaaggttatgttttacattttttttaatatttatt encodes:
- the LOC126706935 gene encoding organ-specific protein S2; translated protein: MKSILVLAILFLFSLLLFVNPNDARKDTGDYWKSIMKDQPIPEAIKELFHQDPPYLFDATKKDHFVLDFDARPNAIIYHAKEEKPDVKDFAPNYHGSELKEE